A part of bacterium genomic DNA contains:
- a CDS encoding MATE family efflux transporter: MLPIIPSQRLAPIASLPPEVAEVATVPREQSRAIMKEVVAYGIPSMGGFMVASFNEMVDLFWLAKIGTQPVAAVTVFYTIYWMMMTFNIITGVGSNAIIARRFGEGATEDSENAIRSAFTMKMVVGTLLGLLTWFLMPVFMPWMGLEPAVEAMCYEYGVWLLVAAGVVGCSYSVYSAFRCIGMPRMAWWMQLLGAGTNIVLDPFLILGWGPFPAMGLRGAAIATVFSYSLVVVIGLLVLASKHSPIRVRWFHSPWPGWKDFSMIWNIGWPVGINILSFSLAMTIGVRLVAHFGTDVVAIFGAAHRVLHFGVMSMVGFTLGTSALLAQYLGAKELVKSWIAGVHSIRMAGYVMLAYALFVFIFAEWIITAFFDIQSATDLGVALLRIMAVSIPFAGIHIGAETVFEGAGHNRPMMLLSIAHAWLLMVPFMYVFGITLTWGPVGMIWGATIAHSLGGIIAVWLFYKGSWLRVTV, encoded by the coding sequence ATGTTACCCATAATTCCCTCGCAACGTCTCGCTCCGATTGCGTCTTTGCCGCCTGAGGTGGCCGAAGTCGCAACCGTACCGCGGGAACAGAGCCGCGCCATTATGAAGGAGGTGGTTGCCTACGGCATTCCCTCCATGGGCGGCTTCATGGTTGCGTCGTTCAATGAAATGGTGGACCTCTTCTGGCTGGCAAAAATCGGCACACAGCCTGTGGCCGCGGTCACGGTGTTCTACACTATCTATTGGATGATGATGACCTTTAATATCATTACCGGTGTGGGCTCAAACGCCATCATCGCCCGCCGGTTCGGAGAAGGCGCGACTGAAGATTCCGAAAATGCGATTCGCTCGGCGTTCACGATGAAGATGGTCGTCGGCACGCTGCTCGGACTGTTGACGTGGTTTCTGATGCCTGTGTTCATGCCATGGATGGGACTGGAACCGGCGGTGGAAGCCATGTGCTATGAATACGGCGTGTGGCTGCTCGTTGCCGCAGGAGTAGTCGGCTGCTCATACTCTGTCTATTCGGCGTTTCGCTGTATCGGCATGCCGCGCATGGCGTGGTGGATGCAATTGCTTGGTGCAGGAACGAATATTGTGCTCGACCCATTTCTGATTCTCGGATGGGGACCTTTTCCTGCAATGGGGCTCAGAGGGGCTGCGATTGCGACCGTGTTTTCCTATTCACTGGTCGTCGTTATCGGTCTGCTGGTGTTGGCGAGCAAGCACTCACCCATTCGTGTGCGCTGGTTTCACTCGCCGTGGCCGGGCTGGAAAGACTTCTCGATGATTTGGAACATCGGCTGGCCCGTGGGTATAAACATCCTGAGCTTTTCTCTGGCGATGACCATCGGTGTCAGACTTGTGGCACACTTTGGCACGGACGTCGTGGCAATTTTCGGAGCCGCGCACCGCGTGCTGCACTTCGGTGTAATGTCCATGGTCGGATTTACACTCGGGACGTCGGCGCTGCTTGCCCAATATCTCGGCGCGAAAGAGCTTGTGAAGTCATGGATAGCCGGAGTGCATTCGATTCGCATGGCGGGTTACGTTATGCTGGCGTATGCGCTGTTCGTGTTCATCTTCGCCGAGTGGATTATCACCGCATTTTTCGATATCCAATCGGCGACCGACCTTGGCGTCGCTCTGCTGCGCATCATGGCTGTGTCCATTCCGTTTGCGGGAATTCACATCGGTGCGGAAACCGTGTTTGAAGGGGCCGGTCACAACCGTCCGATGATGCTGCTAAGTATCGCCCACGCGTGGCTGCTGATGGTTCCTTTCATGTATGTCTTCGGTATTACCCTGACTTGGGGTCCGGTCGGCATGATTTGGGGAGCCACGATTGCTCACTCACTGGGCGGAATCATCGCCGTGTGGCTGTTTTACAAAGGGTCGTGGTTGCGTGTGACCGTGTAA